In one window of Meleagris gallopavo isolate NT-WF06-2002-E0010 breed Aviagen turkey brand Nicholas breeding stock chromosome 4, Turkey_5.1, whole genome shotgun sequence DNA:
- the LOC109367246 gene encoding uncharacterized protein LOC109367246: MEAALDTRCPVCLENWDSAAYTMPCCHQFCFPCIQRWTSTRPQCPLCKQGVRSIIHTVRADNDYEELVLRPAAVASTARRSPAGPRAAQPWPAVPTHPVGGLSPATWASLFREFPALMRPLRSWLRRKLRHILGTEESQANTVAYSVIWALLLVGLAEEILIEMLEPDLQGHTVTFVRHFIAFTVQRCAREAHRLLGLNIAPAAGAQEAIASETRAAPGEEAPVPSPASSSSPASSSRDEMLGRTGEELNGRPSLPHSNLVNVTMEQAVPHEEPEELVAGPSGTSPPEGTRRAPKRKASSSQLSASPKKRPPRRQD; this comes from the coding sequence ATGGAGGCAGCATTAGACACCCGCTGCCCCGTGTGCCTGGAGAACTGGGACAGCGCAGCATATACCATGCCATGCTGCCACCAGTTCTGCTTCCCCTGCATCCAGCGGTGGACAAGCACCAGGCCCCAGTGTCCGCTTTGCAAACAGGGTGTACGATCCATCATCCACACTGTGCGAGCGGACAACGACTATGAGGAGCTGGTCCTCAGACCAGCTGCAGTGGCATCCACTGCCAGACGGAGCCCTGCAGGCCCCCGAGCAGCCCAGCCATGGCCTGCAGTGCCCACGCATCCTGTGGGTGGCCTTTCCCCTGCCACCTGGGCTTCCCTCTTCAGGGAGTTTCCAGCTCTGATGCGGCCCCTGCGCTCCTGGCTGCGACGGAAGCTGCGCCACATCCTGGGCACTGAGGAGTCACAGGCAAATACAGTGGCATACAGTGTCATCTGGGCCCTGCTCCTTGTCGGCTTGGCAGAAGAGATCCTGATAGAAATGCTGGAACCCGACCTGCAGGGCCACACAGTGACCTTTGTAAGGCACTTCATTGCCTTCACTGTGCAGAGGTGCGCCAGGGAGGCTCATCGCTTGCTGGGGCTCAACATCGcccctgctgctggggcacagGAGGCCATTGCATCAGAGACCAGAGCTGCCCCAGGAGAGGAGGCTCCTGTCCCTAGCCCAGCAtcctccagcagccctgccagctccagcagggacGAAATGCTGGGCAGGACAGGAGAAGAGCTCAATGGGCGTCCCAGCCTCCCACATTCCAACCTTGTGAATGTCACCATGGAGCAGGCAGTGCCCCATGAGGAGCCAGAAGAGCTTGTTGCAGGGCCCTCTGGCACCAGCCCACCTGAGGGGACCCGGCGAGCCCCGAAGAGGAaggccagcagctcccagctgtcAGCATCACCGAAGAAGAGGCCACCCCGCCGGCAGGATTAG